One window of the Nothobranchius furzeri strain GRZ-AD chromosome 3, NfurGRZ-RIMD1, whole genome shotgun sequence genome contains the following:
- the LOC107384599 gene encoding trace amine-associated receptor 13c-like, whose amino-acid sequence MMEEGELCFPQLLNSSCRRLELPHTELMLYYVVLSCLSGLTALLNLLVIISLSHFRQLHTPTNLLLLSLAVSDFLVGLLLFFQILLIDGCWYFGDIVCTQYQYLAYFITSASIGTMVLISVDRYVAICYPLHYSTHVTADRARLCICLCWICSWIFQILILKDNLQQPGRFNSCVGECVFVVNNTATYTDLIFSFILPITVIVVLYVRVFIVAVSQSRAMRLHVGASAVKSSAFAKTSQIKAAKTLGVVVIVFLMCMCPFYCVSLAGQQTAQHFVVSLFYVNSCLNPVFYVFFYPWFRKSIKLIFTLQILNRHSCDINLL is encoded by the exons ATGATGGAGGAAGGTGAACTCTGTTTTCCACAGCTTTTGAACTCGTCCTGCAGGAGGCTGGAGCTCCCTCACACTGAGCTTATGCTTTATTACGTGGTGCTTTCCTGCCTCTCTGGTTTGACTGCACTTCTCAACCTGCTGGTCATCATCTCGCTCTCACACTTCAG GCAGCTCCACACTCCCACTAACCTCCTCCTCCTTTCTCTGGCTGTCTCAGACTTTTTGGTTGGACTTTTGCTGTTTTTTCAGATTTTGCTTATAGATGGCTGCTGGTACTTTGGTGACATCGTGTGTACTCAGTATCAGTATTTGGCCTATTTTATAACTTCTGCATCAATAGGAACCATGGTGCTCATATCTGTTGATCGTTACGTGGCTATTTGCTACCCCTTGCATTACTCCACCCACGTGACGGCAGACAGAGCGAGACTCTGTATCTGTCTGTGTTGGATCTGCTCTTGGATATTCCAAATTCTGATTCTGAAAGACAACCTACAACAACCTGGCAGGTTCAACTCCTGCGTCGGAGAGTGTGTGTTTGTCGTCAACAACACAGCCACATATACTGATCTGATATTCTCCTTCATTCTTCCCATCACTGTGATTGTTGTTTTGTATGTCAGAGTGTTTATAGTAGCCGTGTCACAGTCTCGAGCCATGCGCTTGCACGTTGGAGCCTCCGCGGTCAAAAGTTCTGCATTTGCTAAGACTTCTCAGATAAAAGCAGCAAAAACTCTTGGTGTGGTTGTGATTGTGTTTTTAATGTGCATGTGTCCTTTTTACTGCGTTTCCCTCGCAGGTCAACAAACCGCGCAACATTTTGTAGTCAGTTTGTTCTACGTCAACTCTTGTCTAAACCCAGTTTTCTACGTCTTTTTTTATCCCTGGTTCAGAAAATCTATCAAGCTCATTTTTACACTTCAGATACTTAATCGTCATTCATGTGACATAAACCTTTTGtag
- the LOC107384593 gene encoding trace amine-associated receptor 13c-like encodes MQTPEEGELCFPKLYNLSCRKTTRPPSTSMLIYITLSSISLLTVTLNMLVIISISHFRKLHSPTNFLLLSLAVSDCMVGFLISFQIILIDGCWYLGDLMCAMYLVLDYVIASTSIGTMVLISVDRYVAICYPFFYFSKVTAERTKMCILLCWMCFILYQTLLLKENLQNPGRFKTCYGECVVFLNYFEGFLDLFFSFIGPITVIIVLYSRVFVVAVSQARSMRSQVAAVTLHGSVRFKAKKSEMKAAMILGVVVVVFLLCTCPYFCLTLTTQDTGVSASSVAFLLFDVNSTLNPLIYVLFYPWFRKSVKLILSLRILRPDSCNANIM; translated from the exons ATGCAAACTCCAGAAGAAGGTGAACTCTGCTTTCCAAAACTGTACAATTTGTCCTGTAGGAAGACCACCCGTCCTCCCTCTACCTCCATGCTCATTTATATTACACTGTCCTCCATCTCTCTGCTTACTGTTACTCTTAATATGCTGGTCATCATCTCCATCTCACACTTTAG GAAGCTCCACAGCCCCACCaacttcctcctcctctctctggcGGTCTCAGACTGCATGGTGGGGTTCCTCATTTCCTTTCAAATCATCCTCATAGATGGCTGCTGGTATCTCGGGGACCTCATGTGTGCAATGTACCTTGTTTTGGATTATGTTATCGCTTCAACTTCAATAGGAACCATGGTGCTCATCTCAGTTGACCGCTATGTGGCCATTTGTTACCCCTTTTTTTACTTCAGCAAAGTAACTGCAGAAAGAACAAAGATGTGTATTTTACTGTGTTGGATGTGTTTTATTCTCTATCAGACTCTTCTGCTGAAGGAAAATCTGCAAAACCCTGGTAGATTTAAAACCTGCTATGGAGAGTGTGTGGTTTTTCTAAACTACTTTGAGGGATTTCTTGATCTGTTTTTCTCCTTTATTGGACCCATTACTGTCATTATAGTTTTATATTCAAGAGTGTTTGTGGTGGCTGTGTCTCAGGCTCGTTCCATGCGCTCTCAGGTTGCAGCTGTCACTCTTCATGGTTCAGTGAGATTTAAAGCTAAGAAGTCTGAGATGAAGGCAGCCATGATTCttggtgttgttgttgttgtgtttctTTTATGTACCTGTCCATATTTCTGTCTTACACTTACTACACAAGATACTGGAGTCAGTGCTTCATCTGTAGCTTTTCTTTTGTTTGATGTTAATTCCACTCTAAACCCTCTGATCTATGTCCTGTTTTACCCCTGGTTCCGGAAATCAGTTAAATTAATTCTTTCTCTCCGGATCCTGAGGCCTGACTCCTGCAACGCTAACATAATGTGA
- the LOC107384592 gene encoding trace amine-associated receptor 13c-like — protein MQTLEEGELCFPKLFNSSCRKTTQPPSTSMLIYITLSSISLLTVTLNMLVIISISHFRKLHSPTNFLLLSLAVSDCMVGFLISFQIILIDGCWYLGDLMCAMYLVYDYIAASTSIGTMVLISVDRYVAICYPFFYFSKVTAERTKMCILLCWMCFILYQTLLLKENLQNPGRYKTCYGECVVFLNYFEGFLDLFFSFIGPITVIIVLYSRVFVVAVSQARSMRSQVAAVTLHGSVRFKAKKSEMKAAMILGVVVVVFLLCTCPYFCLTLTTQDTGVSASSVTFLLFYFNSTLNPLIYVLFYPWFRKSVKLILTLRILEPGSCDTNVV, from the exons ATGCAGACTCTTGAAGAAGGGGAACTCTGCTTTCCAAAATTGTTCAACTCATCCTGTAGGAAGACCACCCAGCCTCCCTCTACCTCCATGCTCATTTATATTACACTGTCCTCCATCTCTTTGCTTACTGTTACTCTTAATATGCTGGTCATCATCTCCATCTCACACTTTAG GAAGCTCCACAGCCCCACCaacttcctcctcctctctctggcGGTTTCAGACTGCATGGTGGGGTTCCTCATTTCCTTTCAAATCATCCTCATAGATGGCTGCTGGTATCTCGGGGACCTCATGTGTGCAATGTACCTTGTTTATGATTATATTGCTGCTTCTACTTCAATAGGAACCATGGTGCTCATCTCAGTTGACCGCTATGTGGCCATTTGTTACCCCTTTTTTTACTTCAGCAAAGTAACTGCAGAAAGAACAAAGATGTGTATTTTACTGTGTTGGATGTGTTTTATTCTCTATCAGACTCTTCTGCTGAAGGAAAATCTGCAAAACCCTGGTAGATATAAAACCTGCTATGGAGAGTGTGTGGTTTTTCTTAACTACTTCGAGGGATTTCTTGATCTGTTTTTCTCCTTTATTGGACCCATTACTGTCATTATAGTTTTATATTCAAGAGTGTTTGTGGTGGCTGTGTCTCAGGCTCGTTCCATGCGCTCTCAGGTTGCAGCTGTCACTCTTCATGGTTCAGTGAGATTTAAAGCTAAGAAGTCTGAGATGAAGGCAGCCATGATTCttggtgttgttgttgttgtgtttctTTTATGTACCTGTCCATATTTCTGTCTTACACTTACAACACAAGATACTGGAGTCAGTGCTTCATCTGTGACTTTTCTCTTGTTCTATTTTAATTCCACTCTAAACCCTCTGATCTATGTCCTGTTTTACCCCTGGTTCAGGAAATCCGTTAAATTAATTCTTACTCTCCGGATCCTGGAGCCTGGCTCATGTGACACCAATGTGGTGTGA
- the LOC107384601 gene encoding trace amine-associated receptor 13c-like, translating into MQPVNENELCFPNLHNSSCRRTTRPPSTSMLIYITLSSISVLTVILNMLVVISISHFKKLHSPTNFLLLSLAVSDFLVGFLISFQIIQMDGCWYLGDVMCAMYLVLDYFITAASIGTMVLISVDRYVAVCFPFYYFSKVTAERTKMCILLCWASALLFHCLLLKENLQNPGRFKTCYGECVVFLNYFEGFLDLFFSFIGPITVIIVLYSRVFVVAVSQARSMRSQVAAVTLHGSVRFKAKKSEMKAAMILGVVVVVFLLCTCPYFCLVLAAQDVEVSASSVTFLLFYFNSTLNPLIYVLFYPWFRKSVKLILTLQILKPGSWETNVV; encoded by the exons aTGCAACCTGTTAATGAAAATGAACTCTGCTTTCCAAATTTGCACAATTCATCCTGCAGGAGGACCACCCGTCCTCCCTCTACCTCCATGCTCATTTATATTACACTATCCTCCATCTCTGTGCTTACTGTTATCCTCAATATGCTGGTTGTCATTTCCATCTCACACTTTAA GAAGCTCCACAGCCCCACCAACTTCCTGCTGCTCTCTCTGGCGGTCTCAGATTTCTTGGTGGGGTTCCTCATTTCCTTTCAAATCATACAAATGGATGGCTGCTGGTATCTTGGAGACGTGATGTGTGCAATGTACCTTGTGTTGGATTACTTCATAACTGCTGCCTCAATAGGAACCATGGTGCTCATCTCAGTTGACCGCTATGTGgctgtttgttttcctttttattaCTTCAGCAAAGTGACTGCAGAAAGAACAAAGATGTGtattttactgtgttgggcatctGCTCTTCTTTTTCACTGCCTTCTGCTGAAGGAAAATCTGCAAAACCCTGGTAGATTTAAAACCTGCTATGGAGAGTGTGTGGTTTTTCTAAACTACTTCGAGGGATTTCTTGATCTGTTTTTCTCCTTTATTGGACCCATAACTGTCATTATAGTTTTATATTCAAGAGTGTTTGTGGTGGCTGTGTCTCAGGCTCGTTCCATGCGCTCTCAGGTTGCAGCTGTCACTCTTCATGGTTCAGTGAGATTTAAAGCTAAGAAGTCTGAGATGAAAGCAGCCATGATTCttggtgttgttgttgttgtgtttctTTTATGTACCTGTCCATATTTCTGTCTTGTACTTGCAGCCCAGGATGTTGAGGTCAGTGCTTCATCTGTGACTTTTCTCTTGTTCTATTTTAATTCCACTCTAAACCCTCTGATCTATGTCCTGTTTTACCCCTGGTTCAGGAAATCAGTTAAATTAATTCTTACTCTCCAGATTCTGAAGCCTGGCTCATGGGAGACCAATGTGGTGTGA